Proteins from one Acanthopagrus latus isolate v.2019 chromosome 18, fAcaLat1.1, whole genome shotgun sequence genomic window:
- the LOC119007421 gene encoding aryl-hydrocarbon-interacting protein-like 1 produces MEETYLLNHPGVKKKILAGGSGPLPHFPPGAKLVFHFQTLLDDFERTVIDDSRLAGRPAEIFVGKMFKMEVWETLLMSMRIGEVAEFWCDATHTGLYPIVSKGMRLIAQGKDPLEGQRHMCGMGNMFHYHSTGYPELDEIMRTPQPLIFVMELLQVGDPMSYHRESWMMEKDEKLHTVPSLHMQGNALVKQRQFREAASKYKEAVLLLKTVQSKEMPGDIDYINLGRMIVPLELNYCQCMLELEEYYEVIEHTDELLEKHKDCVKGYYKRAKAHAAVWNEKEAKRDFNMVAQLDFTLASLVSRELKALSERMKEKYWEEKEKYWNMLETKESKNEGEGEELEGKQEEEEEGDQDGESVTTERKDQAREEKGTGESPSKCDGGHKEELSPEGTSNEEEASSLEISPYASNKTEEKDWQQMLRLVIMLQKEGNFLIKEKSFEDAAAKFKEAVGYVDVLQDMVDQEADDWESLEKVRLPLTLNLSQCLLELRQYQQVVQLNSKLLKRHKGNFKAVYQRARAHAALCNEDEARRDFDLVEKLDPKFKPFVRQELKKLGESMRTMHASQNKTYWDTTQERWGPSGSKAKGVATKKKFSQKATEEKKRTEVGKTEDKASSEKPAPAQTEGVDDAEAEKNPDVKAEQSNKEPESGRASGEGLDNENIESVVVQEDGQGAPDNRAADKDSDPAPTGTGEDNVVSKRSARDKGRKVKCQSSAAPGCCGTSKGTKATDDKTGNGDTQ; encoded by the exons ATGGAGGAGACATACCTTCTGAACCACCCGGGAGTCAAGAAGAAGATTCTGGCCGGAGGCTCAGGACCGCTGCCACATTTTCCACCTGGGGCAAAG CTGGTTTTCCATTTCCAGACACTGCTGGACGACTTTGAGCGGACGGTCATCGATGACAGCCGACTGGCCGGCAGACCAGCGGAGATCTTCGTCGGAAAGATGTTCAAGATGGAGGTCTGGGAGACCCTGTTGATGTCCATGAGGATCGGGGAGGTGGCTGAGTTCTGGTGTGACGCCACT CACACAGGCTTGTACCCCATCGTGTCCAAGGGAATGAGGCTGATCGCTCAAGGGAAAGACCCCCTGGAGGGCCAGAGGCACATGTGTGGCATGGGAAACATGTTCCACTATCACTCCACCGGTTACCCAGAGCTGGATGAGATAATGAGAACACCTCAACCGCTTATATTTGTCATGGAGCTGTTGCAG GTGGGAGACCCCATGTCGTACCACAGAGAGTCGTGGATGATGGAAAAGGATGAGAAGCTGCACACGGTGCCAAGTCTCCACATGCAGGGCAACGCGCTGGTCAAGCAGAGACAATTCAGAGAGGCTGCCAGCAAGTACAAAGAGgccgtcctgctgctgaaaacagtcCAGTCCAAA gagATGCCGGGCGATATAGACTACATTAATTTAGGCCGGATGATCGTCCCCCTGGAGTTGAACTACTGCCAGTGtatgctggagctggaggagtaTTACGAAGTTATAGAGCACACTGACGAACTGCTGGAGAAACATAAAG ACTGTGTGAAGGGCTACTACAAGAGAGCCAAGGCCCACGCTGCCGTGTGGAACGAGAAGGAGGCCAAGAGAGACTTCAACATGGTCGCCCAGCTGGACTTCACTCTGGCCTCTCTCGTCAGCCGAGAGCTGAAGGCCTTGTCAGAGCGCATGAAGGAGAAGTAttgggaggagaaggagaaatacTGGAACATGTTGGAGACAAAGGAGAGTAAAAATGAAGGGGAGGGGGAAGAGCTGGAGGgcaaacaagaagaagaagaagaaggagatcAAGACGGTGAAAGTGTGACCACAGAGCGTAAAGATCAAGCCCGGGAAGAAAAAGGAACAGGAGAGTCTCCGTCCAAATGTGATGGAGGTCACAAAGAGGAACTCTCACCTGAGGGAACAAGTAACGAAGAGGAAGCCAGCTCTCTTGAGATCAGTCCGTATGCTTCAAATAAAACGGAGGAAAAGGACTGGCAGCAGATGTTACGACTGGTCATAATGCTGCAGAAGGAAGGAAACTTCCTCATTAAGGAAAAGAGCTTTGAAGATGCTGCTGCCAAGTTCAAGGAGGCCGTAGGATACGTGGACGTCCTTCAGGATATG GTGGATCAAGAGGCCGACGACTGGGAGTCGCTGGAGAAGGTGCGCCTTCCGCTGACTCTCAACCTGAGCCAGTGCCTGCTGGAGCTCCGACAGTACCAGCAAGTGGTGCAGCTCAACAGCAAGCTGCTCAAGAGGCACAAAG GAAACTTTAAGGCCGTGTACCAGCGGGCTCGAGCACACGCCGCTTTGTGCAACGAAGATGAAGCTCGGCGGGACTTTGATTTGGTGGAGAAACTGGACCCGAAGTTCAAACCCTTCGTCCGGCAGGAGCTGAAAAAGCTGGGTGAGAGCATGCGAACCATGCACGCCAGCCAGAATAAAACCTACTGGGACACGACGCAGGAGAGGTGGGGGCCCAGTGGGAGCAAGGCAAAGGGTGTAGCAACAAAGAAGAAATTCTCACAGAAGGCCactgaggaaaagaagaggacaGAAGTTGGTAAGACAGAAGACAAAGCGAGCTCAGAGAAACCCGCCCCTGCTCAGACGGAGGGTGTGGATGACGCAGAAGCAGAGAAGAATCCAGATGTGAAAGCGGAGCAGAGTAATAAAGAGCCGGAGAGTGGGAGGGCGAGTGGAGAAGGGCTAGATAATGAAAATATCGAGAGCGTCGTGGTTCAGGAGGACGGGCAGGGTGCGCCAGATAATCGAGCTGCAGATAAAGATAGCGATCCGGCGCCCACCGGCACAGGCGAAGATAATGTAGTGAGCAAGAGATCAGCGAGAGATAAGGGAAGAAAGGTCAAATGCCAATCAAGCGCTGCACCGGGCTGCTGCGGGACAAGCAAAGGGACCAAAGCCACCGatgacaaaacaggaaatggggacactcagtaa